The genomic window GTCCGGCACGGCCCGTCGAGCCGCAGCCGGCCTGACGAAGCGGGGCAGCAGCAGGCGTCAGCCCAGCACCGGCAGGGGCGGCAGCGCCCCCGCGAACAGCCAGGCGTCGAACAGCCCCACCACCGGTTCGGCCGCGTACCGCTGCACGTGCGCCATGAAGTCCGCCGTGGTCACCACGCCGTGCCGCCGCCCGGTCGTCCAGTCGCGCAGCATCCGGTGGAACGCCTCCTCGCCGAGCGCGCAGCGCAGCGCGTGCACGGTCAGGCCGCCGCGCTCGTAGAGGCGGTCGTCGAACATCAGCGCCCGGCCCGGATCGGCCAGGCACAGGTCCTGGGGGAGCGCGGCGAGCAGCCGGTGCGCGTCGGCGGCGTGCGCCTGGGCGCTGCGGCCGCCCGCGTGCTCGGCCCAGAGCCACTCGGCGTACTTCGCGAAGCCCTCGTTGAGCCAGATGTGCCGCCAGTCGGCGATGGTGACGCTGTTGCCGAACCACTGGTGCGCCAGCTCGTGCGCCACCAGCCGCTCGGCGCCGCGCACCCCGTCCACGTGGTTGGTGCCGAAGCAGGCCATGCCCTGCGCCTCGACCGGGACGTCGAGCTCCTCGTCGGCGACCACCACCACGTACGCGTCGAACGGGTAGGGCCCGAACAGCTCGGTGAAGTACCGCATCATCCGCGGCTGCCGCCCGAAGTCGGCGGCGAACCGCGAGACCTGCGCCAAGGGCACGTAGCCGGCCTGCGGCACCGCGCCGGGCTCGGCGTCCACCAGCAGGACCCGCTCGAAGGCGCCGATCGCTATCCCGACCAGGTAGCTCGCGGTGGGCGCGGCCTGCTCGTAGACCCAGGTGGTGCTGCTGGCCTTGGTGGTGCGGGCGAGCAGCCGCCCGCCGGTGACCACCGCGTACGACGAGGGCGTGGTGATCGAGATCAGGTACGAGGCCTTGTCGGCGGGCCGGTCGTTGCACGGGAACCAGGACGGCGCGCCGACCGGCTGGCTGGCCACCAGGGCGCCGTCCGTCAGCTCCTCCCAGCCGAGCCCGCCCCAGTCGCTGCGCACCGG from Kitasatospora sp. NBC_01250 includes these protein-coding regions:
- a CDS encoding M1 family metallopeptidase; this encodes MNGTEQGAVAAVGGKQVDPYFPNNGDPRYRVHRYELTLDYRPGPNRLAGAARLSALAGPEPLREFTLDLADFRIGRVLVDGKAAHYAHRGGKLRIRPARTPAAGAAFTVEVHYSGNPRPVRSDWGGLGWEELTDGALVASQPVGAPSWFPCNDRPADKASYLISITTPSSYAVVTGGRLLARTTKASSTTWVYEQAAPTASYLVGIAIGAFERVLLVDAEPGAVPQAGYVPLAQVSRFAADFGRQPRMMRYFTELFGPYPFDAYVVVVADEELDVPVEAQGMACFGTNHVDGVRGAERLVAHELAHQWFGNSVTIADWRHIWLNEGFAKYAEWLWAEHAGGRSAQAHAADAHRLLAALPQDLCLADPGRALMFDDRLYERGGLTVHALRCALGEEAFHRMLRDWTTGRRHGVVTTADFMAHVQRYAAEPVVGLFDAWLFAGALPPLPVLG